GTATGCACACTTTCTCGtttagaagctttgaaaaatcaCATCTTTTAAGTTATTATATTCTTAATAATATCCCCAATTCTTCAAATACAAACCTTATTTGAACGATTACtgtaaattatttatttaatattgtatttCTTTTTAGGAATAATGGATTCTAACAATCCCAACTATTAGCCGTTGGCTGGCAACGGTCCCAGCTTCCAAAATAATCAGTGATGGTCCTaccttttcacatattgtaaactaaTGGACCTTTACTAACGGAAACTTTATTTCTTTTTGCCCCCTTATCCTTTTCGGTCTAGTAAAGGTCCTTGGTTTACAATATATGAAAAGGTGGGaccaccactggttatttttgaagttaggaccgttgccggccaacggctaatagttgggattattaaaatccattattccttctTTTTGTCAAAATATCTGATATGGGAGTGTTGTCTTGTTTGAAACAGCCAAGAGACTCCCTAGAGCTCAACCGACTCAAAACCCAGCTGGCATGGTTCTTGTGGACAGACCAGCTGACGGGGCCCGGGCCGCATCATGCTGTTCATAAGTAACGTCTTAATTCTCGATTATTATTATATTCTGTAGCGGTTTTCTTTCTTTATGCACATTTGTTTGAAACTCTACTGGAATAGCATGaaagtttgatatcaataaaAGGTGTACGCGGCTAGTCGTCCTTGTTAGTTATGTGATTTTTGATTTGCTAGCCTGACCCTTGAACCTTTGAATGATATATAACGTTAAACAAGTAAATTTGTTATGATACCGGATATAACCTGATGACAGGTATGATTTAACTGTTTGTAACTGTGATACACACGTGGAAGCAGCCTACGGTTTCATGGAATCTGGGCGTTCTCTATTGTGTGATGAAGATTGTAAATTTGTGATGGGCTTGGTGGAATTTATGGTTTGAAGTTGTATACGATGTGCAAATAACTGTGTATTGGTAATTCTTGCTATAAGGATAGTACTGTGTTAATGTTTTAACAGATGCTAAGGTGCATCTGTGCCTTGTTGCATTGAGATGCCTAGGGCCTGTAATTGTGCCGAGCTAGGCTGggatcgagctcgagctcgaactTAAatgagctagctcggctcggctcgtttattttCTCAGGTGAAAAgtcaagctcgagctcggttcGTAAAAGATCAACCAGCTCGAGCCCAATCGAGACGGctcgttaattttttttgttgaattttttttacaaatattgataacataaaaacaaaaagtaaaattacaaatattgataacataaaaataaatattaaaagattaaaaactaaaaaaaaaataacatagaTTTTTATATTAAAGGCCTAAAACATATTAAAAGTATATAATAGGTATTATTAGTAGTTTTTTCAATATTACATTAAAGGCCTAAAACATATTAAAAGTATAATAGTTATTATTTGTAGTTTTTTCAATGTCTTTAtatgttattgattaattgaACATGCTTACACTATAACCCCTCTTCAACAACGTCCCACATGTTTTTAATTTCCAtacatttaaaatttaaaaattaattAATCTATGATTAAACAAGTGGGCCCCGCTGGAATTCGGCGGTGGGGCGGTCCGACTTTTAATAAATTTAAATAGAAATGTAGATGAAGTGGTAAAAATGATGTTAATGTATGGAATCTTATCGATGTTGATTCGGTATCAACACTCGATATAGCAACCGAAAGAGGGAACTTAATAAATAAAAGCGTGATAAGTTCTAAAGGATGTCGACACAGATTTTACATCGATTAAAAACCATAATACACGAATACCAGTAACGGTTCTAATAGTACAATACCGGTACTGATGTTTTCGTTGGGTACCGGCTCGATCCCTCTGCTTTTCAAAGAAATTATATCATGGATTTTGTTTTTTTACTAACCAacgaaaattataaaaagaaaatgaaactATTGAATCAAAGACATATTATTTAAAGTGTAAGGGTGAAAATCAAACTTGAAAAGGTAAAAAAACAGAGAAAAAGTTACTATAACACActaattttgttttaatatatactaGTTTATACCTCCCACGTAGTGTTGGTTCAAGATCGCATTCTTGGCTTTCTTCATCTAAAGTGGATCAAGCCAAACCAAAATCAAAAACTTGCAGCCTGTTCTGGTGAAGATTCACAGTTCACCTCTTCATCACCGAACTCTTCTTTGTACATTTCAACCATTATTCCAAAGGCGTGCACACGCGTTCGTTTATAAACCAGTCTGCAGTCTGCAATCTGATACGCACATTAAATATGATTTATACGACGATAAACATAAATCTTTAAAGAATATATACAACTCGATTATCAATATACCTGGCTTCTAGCGAGACCCGTTTGTCGCATGATCTTCTCTGAATCTTTCGGGTAACTAAAGATAACAATAGTAAAATTTGTTAACGTAAGTTAATAAAAGTTCAATAAATAACCAGTTCTTTTGTTGTTTCATATTATAGTTAGGGTGTTTGGACTTGTCTTATAAAATGATAATTTGCTGAACACTACATCAGTTTATAATGATATCATGACTCATGCTTTGATTAACTTATGAACAATGACATAATTAGTTTAATGCCACGCACAACAAAATATGATTTATCAAACAATAAAGAGTTTAACTATCCTGGCAAACGGACGGCCATAACAGATCAGTGCGTGTTGTTTTTAGAAGAAAAATTATCATTTAGTTTGAGTAGGTTGGGGAAGATATATGATTGTTCATATAGCAGCAATATTATCTTTTCAAAGTATACAAAGGGTTTGGTCAAACTTCAATTCCATATGGACAATATAGCATGAACATTATGTTTAGGGTGAGCGGGGCACTTCTCGGGGAGGGGAGCGGGGAGTGAagtccccgagcgggaacaccgccgccatcaattCGGGGAGGGGAAGCGGGGTGGGGGAGCGGTGTGTACTCACCGattgagagagaggagagagagagagggggggggggggatgattggttgttaatgtgggtccaccctttttccaccaatcatatttttttcttcttttttttataaaaaaataattgtgtgagtggagtgatgccaacgtttgagtgcaaaatggggacttaagaggggagttgacgtggcgcgtgctgattgggtgtgtgtaagagatgtcactcccctaagagaggagtgcccctctcacccttagATTTAACATTACTAAAGGTCTAAAGCAATAGCATGAACGTAAAATAAAGACTTATTACTTAACTATACTAAAGCCCAATTTAAGATCAGCAAGATCAAAATCATGCAAACTGAAGACATCAATATTTGAATAGTCATCAATAGCAACAACACATGATACTCCGGATGACACATTCATCATATATAAACATTCATCAACATGCAAAACAAAAAGTCATACATGATTTTGATAACGGTATATATGCAGGCATTTCAAATCGCTGGAATAAGCTACCCCAAAATCATACATGTAAAAAAAAAGTCTTTCAAATCGCCGAAAAGATGATGTGTACACCACACACTTTACCTTTTTCTCATCGGAAATGGGAGATGCCCGGAAAACATCCGGTTCACCAATGTGGTTGTCTCTACTCGGTTAACAAACATCTTGATGATTAACACTAAaagaatatattaaaaaaaaaacccaaaacctTAAAAGAAAGGATTAGCAAATCAATCATGCAACATGCTATGAAGATGAAAACTGGATTTATGAAAGAAAACACCTACCATAACAAACAAAAACCATAGATAAAGAACTCAATGCTAAAATCATTCAATCACACTTCTAAATCGTAGACTTACCGACATATAAATAGAAATCGAAAGTACCTGTACGCATCAAGTACTATCCTTGCGGATCGAATAAGATTTTCATGTAGTCTTCTACACCAACCCCACGTTTCACCTGCAATTCTGCAAATACATGTCAGACATAGAACAAAACTTTAAAATCTGGAAAAAAATACACAAAACAATGAAAGAAACATGCAGCATGGCAATCTGACGTGCGAAAGCCAATTGCAGGGATGTGAGCATGGCAGCGGTCGATTGTTGTCGTTGGCCGTAAGGTTTAACCTTGTCGGAATCACCTAGACTCATCGGAACTCGTCACTACCACCTCTGAACCCTCGAATCGTCATGCGAATTACGAACCACTGTCACTCAGTTGACCAATCCGACACCACCAAGGGTTTCTACATCTTCCGCTATGTGGATGAAGGCGAGCACGTGCCGGAGGCGGTCGCCGGAAACTCGCCGGCTCCGTGGTTCTCTCTCTATCTTCTGCACCCCTCTTTCTTCTCTTCTCTTCTTTCTATCTCTCTTCTCAGCTTTTATTTTTCACTTCCTTTGTATCACTCTATTTCTATTCTCAACCACATGTTACAACCGCCAAAAAACCCAATTAGAAAACAGCACAAACACAATTACTATTCATTTAAGTTTCTGTACTAATAGATAAATTACTATTCATTTAGGTTTCTCTACTAATAGATATAGACAGCAAGTAATTTTCCCTTAACTCTTATTGTTTTTCATGGCAGTGGCTTAAAAGTTAATACCACAAACAAAAAATATAGTTGTTTGTAGCTTGAGTAAAATACCGAATCTGTGACAAAAAGTACAAAATTGCTCACATCGCTTAAATTTAAAATTCTGCATGTGGTAATCATTCTTATGTTTTCTTCCAAAGGTTTAAAACCGAAAGCTTCTTCAGCCTAGTGTATTTTCTCTTGTATATAACCAACAACATCACCAAATATGTGTAACCTGTAAAATATATCTAAAGTTACTAACATCTACTAAACAAACTAAGTATTGATGTATTCCATATAAGGAACTTTCAATTATCATTTTAATGCTAATCACAGTAAGATGCTTAACAAAGGGAAACGTACTTCTATACTCAAAtcaataaaaaaaatccaaagccTTATTTGATGTCTTTTTCTGATTAATGTTATTTACGATTACCCACGTTGCAGCGCAATAGACCTCCTGGGAAGAATTTAGGGGTTTTCCAGATATAAGAAGAATAAAACATGTGCATATTATATGAGGGTGGTCATAAACTTGGGAAACTCTTTTGCAGCAGTCATCACACAATTCGAATCACACATGAAAGGCAAAAAAGAACACTTACCACACATGTATAATAAACCACGAAGCCAACAGGAAACATAAAATTTTCAAATCAGTCAACACAACAATGAGTTAAATTAAATGGGCGTTGCCCCTCAAAGAAGGCAATATCTTAACTGGTGTTGCCCCTTCTTCACTTTCACCCACTTGACCTTTTAGCCCCCAGCCTACCTTGCCTTTCACAACCTCATGGTTTTTGTGAAATGGAAGACAAAGTCCCCAGCTCAAgatgaaaacaaaacaaaattgaATCGGCTTGAGTGGGCAATGTGGAGTAACAAAACAGCAACAACAAAAATCATAAACCAATCGGCccttttttaataaaaacttacAGGACTTAATAAATCTTCTATATTCCTATCATTATTAATGGTGAAGCTATttatcccaaaaaaaaaaaaaaaaaaaaaaaaaaaaaacagagaaagaaagaaagagaacCATTTAACCCAGATATATCAGTTACATTACCATCTTCTATATCACAACCATTCTTGCATTTTGATGATAGTTTTGATCCCGTTTCACAGACCCACCATCACCAATTTCTTTTTTAGCCACAAACCCGTCTTTTGGTTGGCGATTTCTTTTTTAGCCACAAACCCGTCTTTTGGTTGGCCAATTTGTACTTTTAGATTTTCTTATTTCGGGGTTTTTGTTAAAGATCTGCCATAGTTTCTTTTGTCAAACACACTCTACAAACACTAATTCAGTTTCTCTCAACCTAATACCCAGCTTCAACAGAAAACCTAGAAGACGAAAGAGAAGAAAAGTAATTTGATACTAACCTGATAGCAGCAATGGTTGCAAGAGGCGAGAGCAAGCAAGATGGAGATAGTGGAGCAGAATGATGAAAGGTCTGGAAGAAATCCCTGGCCACACACTTTTGTAAAGAGTACGACTTCTTTGTTTGAGGGGCATtaagtggttaaacactttaaagtggcaaaccaaaaaaccgaccaatcagagcgtgccatgtcaattaggcaaaagtgtttaaactttgctgaaaattgttggcagtggtttaaacacttggtgaagtggtaaagtattttttttaaaaaaaaaggaaaaaattgtgattggttgagatagaAATGGACCTCACCCACAAtatcccctctctctctctctcactacccTCTCTCATGCTTCTCGAATCGGCAATCCATCACCGATTTCTTTCCTTTGCCGCGTCCCAAGATtgtcggcggcggtgtttgccgatcggcaaacacgtttgccgatcggcaaacacGTTTGCCGAGCATTGTCGCGTCCCACACCGTATCCCCTTATGGTCTTTTGAGGGGTGCACCGACATTTATGTTTaagaatatataaatatatatttataatattttGAGTTGGCTAGCCGAGCTAGGCTTAGCGAGGGCTTGTTTACAAATTGACCTAAGCTGGCTTGGCTCGTTGTAATTGAACCGATTTCGAACTGAGCTTTTTTAGAATGAGCCACGAGCAGCAAACTTTTTGAACACCCTTAAAGATGTCATGTCATTATGTTTTGGATGCCAACATTATTAGTTATAACATTTGTGCGTCTATTAAAACATATATCTAAAATGTTAAACAATTGATTGATCCTATTGTCACTTGGGTTGTAACCCAGTGATAACGGCAAAACTTTTTTGAAAAAGACCTATGTTAATATCTGAATAAGCCGTAATTTAAAATGAAATTTAGCCGTTAAAAAATTAATTGATACTATCAATTTGATAGTGGCAAGTTTGAGCCAATCAAACAAGTCGAACTTTAAATTTCAAGTCAACAACAAACATACTcatttttgaagtttttgatCATTTAAAAAAGTTGTAAACGTTTTATGGAACTATGGTTTATTATAATCTTAATTAATATAAAAGAAAGTTAAATAAGAATGAAAGGTACATGTTGCGTCGCGGCCTCCTTTTGAATAGTAAATCCAAGTCTATTGAACACGAAACCATGGTTTATTGACGTTAAGAAATTGTTGAGCACGGCCTTCTACACTTTGTTCAAAAAACCGACAGCTTCAGGAGAAAGggaaccaaaagtatcaaaggtAAAGAGAATGAAAACATGTGACACCTCGATATTTATTTAATGACTCCTAAAGTGACACGTGTCTAGACACCTCCACATAATTCAAAATGTTGAAGGAGAGAAAatcatcaaaaagggcaaagatATGAGTGGAGGGACTGAAAATGTTTAAAACCAAATTTTTGGTTGCAATTAGGTCCCTTGCGGACGGTGTCGTAAACCCCTTGCGGTCCGCAATGGGTATTGAAATAAAATAGCATTCCGGCagtccttgcggaccgtatgggGTATCCCTCGCGGTCCGCAAGGGGTCCCAGACAACAGATAATCTGCTAGCAATAGCATTTTGCCACATCTCTTCAATATTTGCCACTCTTGATCTGGTGTTGACACATATTAAGACGCTAATCATGCATATAAACACTCACGGACACTTGTCCTAAAAATCATGGCTCTTCATTCATTGTAAATAGCTACCTTGAActcataattattatatatatcaaatgaTATCAATGGTTTGCTACAGTAGTTTTAGTCTTTTATCTATTTATTATTCTTTTAGGTTTTGTTTATATTtcattttattctttttcttttaatCCGTTTACTTTTTGTCAACTTCCTTTTCAATTATTTTCTTTTAgtttttgtcttttctttttttctaCGTAAGTTTTAACTATTATACAGATGAATTTTTATTTGTCATTTtcctttgtttttcttttaattttttatctttttgttttttttattttaatcacATTTTTATCCTTTAAATAACTTACGTTCATTTATTTTATAAAGTTCTGGTATTGTATAGGTAACGGAATGAGCCGTGCCGTTACCGACCGAACAACATCGATACCGGTATTCGGTTTTTATTGTTTTCATTGATGTAAAATACGTGTCGATATCCTTTTGGTCATATCACAAGTTCGGTACCGTTATCGgtattcatttttattgttttcgatgaatgtaaaacacgtgtcgatatccatgggcgaagcttttaaggggcgggagggggcggccgaccccccgaacttttcgctcagtagtggagaatATCTAatttttgtataga
Above is a window of Helianthus annuus cultivar XRQ/B chromosome 14, HanXRQr2.0-SUNRISE, whole genome shotgun sequence DNA encoding:
- the LOC110909163 gene encoding BEL1-like homeodomain protein 3 isoform X3, which produces MSLGDSDKVKPYGQRQQSTAAMLTSLQLAFARETWGWCRRLHENLIRSARIVLDAYSYPKDSEKIMRQTGLARSQTADWFINERVCTPLE
- the LOC110909163 gene encoding uncharacterized protein LOC110909163 isoform X1; translated protein: MSLGDSDKVKPYGQRQQSTAAMLTSLQLAFARETWGWCRRLHENLIRSARIVLDAYSYPKDSEKIMRQTGLARSQIADCRLVYKRTRVHAFGIMVEMYKEEFGDEEVNCESSPEQAASF
- the LOC110909163 gene encoding uncharacterized protein LOC110909163 isoform X2, with translation MRTVLIIKMFVNRVETTTLVNRMFSGHLPFPMRKSYPKDSEKIMRQTGLARSQIADCRLVYKRTRVHAFGIMVEMYKEEFGDEEVNCESSPEQAASF